The Deltaproteobacteria bacterium genomic interval ACTGCGTGGATAGATTTTAATATTGCTTCGGCACAGGTCGAGGACCGCATGTATCGCCTTGAAAACTGGAAACACATCGGGGCAAGGATGCAATTTCTCTTCGATGCAGCGGGTGATTTACCACCGGCAACAGGCTCGGCGATTGAGCGATATCGAGCGATTCAGTCTGATTTAAAAATTGTCGAGGTCGACGGCGTTGGCGTTTTACCACCAAGATCTACCGTTGCCTTACGAGAGAGAAAACCAGTGAGCGGTCGTGATGCCGCGGCGCTTTTGCAGCGAAGTCTAAAGGACGCTGGGATCGAGGCTTATCCCGCTCTTCTCACTTCTCCTAAAGGACCTATCGTCATGTCCGGTTTCCCATCGATATCACCGTTTAAGCGGGTCGTCGTTGCGGTGAAGGCTAAAGATGTGATGAATGATGCACAAAACTGCGCCACCAGTTCGTTGCTGGCCCGTGGACCTCTCTGTTCGGTGGCTGACCATGGTTTCGTTTTTGTCGATCCTATGTGTAAAACATGCAGGTTCGGTGAGCTGCCCCCCGACTTAATGGGCGGAACGGCGCTTTTAGTGGGCATGAGAAATCCTCGATTTGTCAGCGTTGGGGTAGGGCATCCCGAAACGAATTTGGTCGTGACGCATTATGAGATGTCATCGACCGGTGTTGGAAACGTTTCCGGAGGAGTGAGTGTTCAGGTCATTGGACAAAGTGCCTCCACTTTTCGCAAGACTCTACTTGAACTCCCACCTGATGCAGATATTTCAGACTTCATTCAAGGGCATCTTCGCTTTGAGGATAAACAGGTAGGGTTTCGGTCAGGGAGTTCGGAAAATGTCCGCGACCTGAGTAAACCGCTGACTTTGTCCGCTTCTACTGAGTTAAAAAATGTGAAGGTAGATTACGATACATTTTCTTTTTCATTGGCAGATGCGATGGGGCCTTCCTTGCCGGGTGCCTATCGTCAGGTTCGCCAATTTCCCCGGGTACTGGATGCTCCAGCCCGTTGGGATACAACTCTTCGATTGGAACTTCCCGCTGGTTATCGAGTTCTAGCGCCAGAACCTCTCGATTTGAGTTGGGGAGGCATCAGCTATTATTTGGCCTGTGAAGTAACTGATGAGCATCTCACCTGCGCGCGGCGTGTGGAGATGAAGCCAAAGATTGTAATGACGACTCATTGGAGCCAATTCCGAACGATGGTCGAGAAAATGCGGGAACAGGATAAAGCTCAAGTGACTGTGGCGAGGACCCCGGCTGGTCTCGATGAGTCGGCCCAATGATGCGGAGGGCGATGGTTTTATGTCATCACAGCCTGTGCTACAGTTTTAGGGTGATACGCCTACTTACGATACTGCTCGCGACATCACTGATCGCTGTTGGACCTGCTGAAAGTATGGCCGCCAAGAAACGAGCCCGCGGTAAACTTAAAATTGAATCCACCGTGGATGGGGCGAAAGTTCAGCTAAATGGGCTCAAGGCGGGAAAGACTCCTCTCAAAACTCTGAGGCTTAGAGCTGGCAAGTACACGGTTAAAGTCACTAGAATTGGCCACTTGGATTTTGAAACGAAAATTGTCGTTAAGGCAGGTCGCCTCGCCAAAGTGATGGCAGACCTTTTGCCGGTGGCCGGTATTTTAGATGTTCGCATCAAACCACACGGGTCGAAGGTATCCATCGACGGCAAAGGCGTTGGGAAATCTCCTGGGCTATTTGCACTCAAACTTGGTAAGCGAAATATCACTGTGGATATGGATGGCCATCTGAGTTTGCGCAAAGAAGTTCGGGCTATTCCTGGTGAGCTTATTGTCCTTAAAGGGCGTTTAGAGTTCGGAGTAGAAGACCCACTTGCGGGCGAGCTGGCATTGGTTCCCCTTGGGGCACCACCGGTTGACCCACTGGCAGACGAGCTGGCGTTGGTCCCATTAGCAAAGCCCAATAAGCCGAACTCGCCGGGCTTAGATGACCCCTTGGCACTTGAACCTCTGATGCCACTGGTGAAGTTACCTGTTGCCAATCAGGCAAACCGGCTTGAACCCATGGACGTTTCAACGAAAATTGCCGATCGCACCCAATGGTATGAAAACTGGTGGGTGTGGGGGGGGGCAGGAGCCGTGTTGGTCTCAAGTGCGGTCGTTACGGCGGTTGTGATGGCTGGTGGCGGCTCTGATGTCGAGGTCGATGCACTTTTAGACCTGTCTGAAAGCACCCCTGTTGCCTGGTAAGGCCATGTTTTAAAACAGCTTTTGTTGTTTTCTCGTATGGGTTGTCTTTACAAGCTCATTTCTTCTCGTTAATAGCTGTCCTCGCGAACCAGCGGGCCATCAAGTCTGTCGGTTGAGGGCAGACCAGAAAGCCATCCCAAATGGGCTAGGTTTCTTCGGCTCTTTCGCTTTCACCAAACATTTAAATTGGGTAAGATTTCGCGAACTTTAAATCCAGCAGGACGCTACCGAGATGGACTCTCGGTGTGCCATCGGAGCTTAAAAAATGATGCGAGTACTGACGTTTCTTACCCTCACGCTATTTGTGGTTCCCCTAGCTGCGCATGCTCAGTCTGAGGCTGATGAAAGCGCGCAAGAACCAGCAGCAAGTGAGGGCGAATCAGCACCCGCTGCAACAGTACCAACTGAGGCTGAAGCGAATCCTGCTGAAGCTGAAGCCGCGCCACCAGCAGAAGAAGAGGCTCCAGCCAAGGAAGAAGCTAAGCCTGCGCCGGTCGAAGCAAAGCCCACTCCCGCTCCAGTGAAAGAGGCACCGCCGGCTGTGGTAGCCGCGGTTGTAGAAGAGCCTGCTCCTGAGGTGGGCACTGAGTTTGTAATTTCATTCGACGGTTACCTTCGCGTTGAAGCGACCAGCATTATCCCAAATCGTTTCGTTGGTATCTCAATGCCGTCCAGCGATGCCAATCCACCCAATGTGGGTCGTAATGATGGTTTCGCTCTGGGTGATGCCCGTTTGAATATGCGAGCAACCTACGGAGATAACCTCTATATCCGCTTAGGTTTTGATGGTTCCTTAGCTCATTACGATGATGATAATTCGAGTGTCGGAAATCTACAGACGGGCCTCAAAGACGCATACATGCGTTATACCTTGGGTGAGTCCACTCACGTATTCGCCGGTCGTTTTAAGCCGCCATACGATGCTGAAGAGACAACGGGCGTGAAGGACCAGCAATTTGTTCACCGTTCACTCGAGTCTCGCGGGATTGAACGCCAAGAAGGTTACTGGGCAGATATGGCTGGTATGGGGGTCGGTCGTCAGATTGG includes:
- a CDS encoding PEGA domain-containing protein, encoding MIRLLTILLATSLIAVGPAESMAAKKRARGKLKIESTVDGAKVQLNGLKAGKTPLKTLRLRAGKYTVKVTRIGHLDFETKIVVKAGRLAKVMADLLPVAGILDVRIKPHGSKVSIDGKGVGKSPGLFALKLGKRNITVDMDGHLSLRKEVRAIPGELIVLKGRLEFGVEDPLAGELALVPLGAPPVDPLADELALVPLAKPNKPNSPGLDDPLALEPLMPLVKLPVANQANRLEPMDVSTKIADRTQWYENWWVWGGAGAVLVSSAVVTAVVMAGGGSDVEVDALLDLSESTPVAW